One window from the genome of Mucilaginibacter ginsenosidivorans encodes:
- a CDS encoding HD domain-containing protein — MDNQAIINKTVSFVQKTLEKAEGGHDWWHIHRVWTNARRIAQTEECDIMVVELAALLHDIADAKFHNGDEEVGPETAGKFLKNIGVDENTVIHVQQIIRHISFKAGFDKATFYSKELAVVQDADRLDAIGAIGIARAFSYGGFKGREIYNPNIEPNLNMSKDEYKKSSAPSINHFYEKLLLLRDKMNTATGKAIAQQRHQFMEQYLTQFYSEVKFS; from the coding sequence ATGGATAACCAGGCTATTATTAATAAAACTGTTTCCTTCGTACAAAAAACCCTCGAAAAAGCTGAAGGAGGGCACGACTGGTGGCACATTCACCGCGTGTGGACCAATGCCCGTCGCATAGCCCAAACCGAAGAATGTGATATAATGGTAGTTGAACTGGCTGCCTTGTTACACGATATTGCCGATGCCAAATTTCACAATGGTGATGAAGAGGTTGGGCCGGAAACCGCCGGTAAGTTTTTAAAAAACATCGGTGTGGATGAAAATACCGTCATCCACGTGCAGCAGATCATCCGGCATATCTCATTTAAGGCCGGGTTTGATAAAGCCACATTTTACTCGAAAGAATTGGCCGTGGTGCAGGATGCCGACCGCCTTGATGCCATTGGCGCTATTGGGATAGCAAGGGCTTTCAGCTACGGTGGTTTTAAAGGCCGCGAAATATACAACCCCAATATCGAGCCCAACCTGAACATGAGCAAGGACGAATACAAAAAATCTTCGGCGCCCAGCATCAACCATTTTTACGAAAAATTGTTGCTCTTGCGGGATAAAATGAACACCGCAACTGGTAAGGCCATTGCACAGCAGCGCCATCAGTTTATGGAGCAATATCTCACCCAATTCTATAGCGAAGTAAAATTTAGTTAA
- a CDS encoding RNA polymerase sigma factor, with amino-acid sequence MKNFILPVAMKFFKRTVKSGSTDDEALLESYRQSGDLSVLGALFERYMPLLYGVCLKYLKDEEAAKDAVMGIFEELIIKVKQHDIKQFRSWVYVLGRNYCLMQLRSGKKMEEVSLDEVMEFTPFLHPEENNNKEEILNALERCMKKLTEGQRHSVQLFYLEEKSYKEVVEATGYSMNDVKSYIQNGKRNLKICLEKNRE; translated from the coding sequence ATGAAAAATTTTATTTTGCCCGTTGCAATGAAGTTTTTCAAAAGGACGGTTAAGTCAGGAAGTACGGATGATGAAGCGTTGTTGGAGAGCTACCGCCAAAGCGGCGACCTGTCGGTTTTAGGCGCACTTTTTGAAAGATATATGCCTTTGTTATACGGGGTCTGCCTGAAATACCTGAAAGATGAGGAAGCTGCAAAAGACGCAGTAATGGGTATATTTGAAGAACTGATTATAAAAGTTAAGCAACACGATATTAAACAATTCAGGAGCTGGGTGTACGTATTGGGCCGCAATTATTGCCTGATGCAATTACGCTCGGGAAAAAAGATGGAGGAAGTTTCGCTCGATGAGGTTATGGAATTTACCCCATTTTTGCATCCTGAGGAAAACAATAATAAAGAAGAGATATTAAACGCTTTGGAACGTTGCATGAAAAAGCTGACCGAAGGACAAAGACATAGCGTACAACTCTTTTATTTGGAAGAAAAAAGTTATAAGGAGGTGGTGGAAGCGACCGGTTATAGCATGAATGATGTAAAAAGCTACATACAAAATGGCAAGCGTAACCTGAAGATCTGCCTGGAGAAGAACCGTGAGTAA
- a CDS encoding YceI family protein, translating into MKRIYPLLLFLFFATCTFAQVKEQTVTKSSVVFHIKNLGFTVDGTLAGFKGEVKFDPADLAASSITASVDVNTIDTDNGTRNDHLKSDNYFDVAKYPDISMKSVSFKHNSGSNYTGTFSLTIKDKTNTIAVPFTYTESVSGAEFKGNFQIQRTTYGVGGKSLVMSNDVKVDISITTTK; encoded by the coding sequence ATGAAAAGAATATATCCCCTGCTACTATTTTTATTTTTTGCCACCTGCACATTCGCCCAGGTTAAGGAGCAAACAGTAACCAAATCATCAGTTGTATTCCATATTAAAAACCTGGGATTTACTGTCGACGGCACCCTGGCCGGTTTTAAAGGAGAAGTAAAGTTCGATCCTGCCGACCTGGCGGCCAGTTCTATTACCGCATCGGTTGATGTGAATACCATCGACACCGATAACGGAACGCGCAACGATCATTTGAAAAGCGACAATTATTTCGACGTTGCAAAATATCCTGACATTAGCATGAAATCTGTTTCGTTCAAACATAACAGCGGCAGCAACTATACAGGTACCTTCAGCCTCACCATAAAGGACAAGACCAATACCATCGCCGTTCCGTTTACTTATACCGAATCAGTATCCGGTGCTGAATTTAAAGGAAATTTCCAGATACAGCGCACTACCTATGGCGTGGGTGGCAAAAGCCTGGTCATGTCAAACGATGTGAAGGTTGACATCAGCATAACTACTACTAAGTAA
- a CDS encoding carbohydrate porin: MKKTIFLLTGILLVTIASAQDTATRQFFNFHFQQTVITQYKPAFRAPYSGLNSLSVNEETQSSLTSTLYGGARLWKGAEAYFNPEISGGAGLSKTLGVAGFPNGETFRVGATEPKIYIARLYLKQTFEWGSEKDTLDDDINQLAGIRSNRYFSVSAGKFGMADFFDGNQFSHDPRTQFMNWALMDNAAWDYPANTRGYVLGATAELGQPNWTLRFAFTMVTTQANESVWDSKIGKANSQTIEFEKRYSLSGQKGAVRLLAFRNNGKFGNYNQAVLQNPNAPDVDMTQQYGRHKYGFGISADQYLANGFGVFAKASYNDGHTQTWFFTEIDHSLSFGAVLKGNSWKRSDDELGLAFIANGLSPDHKNYLAAGGYGFLIGDGQLNYSSELIAEAYYKVNAFQKKLWISPDYQFILHPAYNADRGPVSVLGLRVHVGF; this comes from the coding sequence ATGAAGAAAACTATATTCCTGCTTACCGGCATCCTACTTGTAACCATCGCATCAGCGCAGGATACCGCCACGCGGCAATTTTTTAATTTCCATTTCCAGCAGACCGTAATTACACAATACAAACCGGCGTTCCGCGCACCTTATAGTGGTTTGAACAGCCTCTCGGTAAATGAAGAGACGCAAAGTTCTTTAACCTCCACCCTCTATGGCGGGGCAAGGTTATGGAAGGGAGCTGAAGCCTATTTTAACCCGGAAATATCGGGCGGGGCAGGTTTAAGTAAAACGCTGGGTGTTGCGGGCTTCCCAAATGGCGAGACATTTCGCGTTGGCGCTACCGAACCTAAGATATACATCGCAAGGCTATACCTGAAGCAAACATTTGAATGGGGCAGCGAAAAAGACACGCTGGATGATGACATTAATCAATTAGCGGGGATACGGAGTAACCGTTACTTTTCCGTCTCGGCGGGTAAATTCGGCATGGCTGATTTTTTTGACGGCAACCAATTTAGTCATGACCCACGCACCCAGTTTATGAACTGGGCATTGATGGACAATGCTGCCTGGGACTATCCCGCCAACACCCGGGGTTATGTTTTAGGCGCCACTGCCGAATTGGGCCAGCCCAACTGGACGCTGCGTTTTGCTTTTACCATGGTTACCACCCAGGCAAATGAATCGGTATGGGACTCGAAGATCGGCAAAGCCAACAGCCAAACCATCGAGTTTGAAAAACGGTACAGCCTGTCGGGGCAAAAAGGAGCTGTGCGGCTATTGGCGTTCCGTAATAATGGCAAGTTCGGGAATTACAACCAGGCAGTGCTTCAAAACCCCAATGCGCCCGATGTGGATATGACCCAGCAATATGGTCGCCACAAATACGGCTTCGGCATCAGTGCGGACCAATACCTGGCTAACGGCTTCGGCGTATTTGCCAAAGCAAGCTACAACGACGGCCATACCCAAACCTGGTTCTTTACCGAAATAGACCATTCGCTCAGTTTTGGAGCCGTACTGAAAGGAAACTCGTGGAAGCGCAGCGACGACGAGCTTGGACTGGCGTTTATTGCCAATGGCCTCTCACCCGACCATAAGAACTACCTGGCCGCCGGCGGTTATGGCTTTTTGATCGGCGACGGCCAACTCAATTATTCATCCGAACTGATCGCAGAAGCTTATTACAAAGTGAATGCCTTCCAGAAAAAGTTATGGATAAGTCCCGATTACCAGTTCATCCTGCACCCTGCTTATAATGCCGACCGCGGGCCGGTGAGTGTACTTGGACTAAGGGTACATGTGGGTTTTTAG
- a CDS encoding carboxypeptidase-like regulatory domain-containing protein yields MSKHKDDISQIRKYLDGQLDARAMHQLERGALDDPFLADALEGYEAAGRDQKNNMAELEQRLQDRTDKKVRPMWIPLWAAASVLIIIGVGIWLATKDEPAKKNVIAEAIKPKKEEKQAVRAAPAPATSPYIADTLKPAENESIAKNQPPVFAAPAIATDKDVSVKTGKSKQVIAAAVKTDTSLFVKKKPAAAESEGYANMPAPAAADIKLNEPKASLNEVVVQSQKADAKYKNDVASVSAAKPNSKASPETLLTSKVEGLDIKPSNKSTLTGIITSAGGNGPLVGAIVKIAGSNFGAVTDANGRFVLHDVPEKRSLIVGYLGYDTKKVNLTGTGDSINVALTPAGSALKEEVTSNDKRNRNNTKSADDAHPSAGWKALNDYLDKNAVASDGQAGKVDLSLTVDGQGNLNNFKILKSLSAAADKKAVDLLITGPGWSGSADGQTHEVKLTVVFK; encoded by the coding sequence GTGAGTAAGCACAAGGACGACATATCGCAAATAAGAAAGTACCTGGACGGGCAGCTGGACGCGCGCGCCATGCACCAACTGGAACGAGGCGCGCTTGACGACCCTTTCCTGGCGGATGCATTGGAAGGGTATGAAGCGGCGGGCAGGGATCAAAAAAACAACATGGCCGAACTGGAGCAGCGTTTACAGGACCGCACTGATAAAAAAGTCAGACCGATGTGGATTCCGCTTTGGGCGGCTGCATCGGTGCTGATCATTATTGGGGTTGGGATATGGTTAGCTACCAAAGATGAACCGGCAAAAAAGAATGTAATAGCTGAAGCGATCAAACCGAAAAAAGAAGAAAAGCAAGCTGTAAGGGCTGCGCCAGCGCCTGCCACATCGCCGTACATAGCGGATACACTTAAACCGGCGGAAAATGAATCAATTGCTAAAAATCAACCGCCTGTATTTGCTGCGCCGGCGATAGCGACCGATAAGGATGTTAGTGTAAAAACGGGAAAAAGTAAACAGGTTATTGCAGCCGCTGTAAAAACAGACACAAGTCTGTTTGTCAAAAAAAAACCTGCGGCTGCGGAATCTGAGGGATACGCAAATATGCCGGCACCCGCTGCGGCGGACATAAAGCTTAATGAACCGAAGGCATCGCTGAACGAAGTAGTTGTGCAGAGTCAAAAAGCGGATGCTAAGTATAAAAATGATGTGGCAAGCGTGAGTGCGGCTAAGCCGAATTCAAAAGCAAGCCCGGAGACACTGTTGACAAGCAAGGTTGAAGGACTGGACATCAAGCCGTCGAATAAAAGCACGCTGACAGGTATCATAACCTCTGCCGGTGGCAATGGACCTTTGGTTGGCGCCATTGTGAAGATCGCCGGGTCTAATTTTGGCGCGGTTACGGATGCGAACGGCAGGTTTGTACTGCACGATGTGCCGGAAAAAAGGAGCCTTATTGTGGGCTACCTTGGCTATGATACCAAAAAAGTCAACCTGACCGGCACAGGCGATTCCATTAACGTGGCACTTACGCCCGCGGGCAGCGCGCTCAAGGAAGAAGTTACCAGCAATGATAAACGGAACAGGAACAATACTAAGTCTGCAGATGACGCGCACCCAAGCGCGGGTTGGAAGGCACTTAATGATTATCTTGATAAAAACGCGGTAGCATCGGATGGGCAGGCCGGAAAGGTGGATCTTTCGCTAACCGTGGACGGGCAGGGCAACCTGAATAATTTCAAAATATTGAAAAGCCTCAGCGCCGCTGCCGATAAAAAGGCCGTCGACCTGCTGATAACCGGGCCCGGCTGGTCCGGTAGTGCAGATGGACAAACCCACGAAGTAAAACTGACCGTGGTATTCAAATAG
- a CDS encoding SMUG2 DNA glycosylase family protein, producing the protein MTFAEKVIRFNENLHYTGPTLPEGIRIMNPFREFEQTKIISEAFYRKYYSDANPRHLIMGINPGRFGAGLTGVPFTDPKRLVSECHIPYQGKVTHEPSSVFVYEMINAYGGPEQFYGKFYINSLCPLGFTSADEKGREKNYNYYDNPALAAAVSDFITENVRTQIGLGVKTDVVFCFGTGKNESYLRKLNDKYHFFDKVIALEHPRFIMQYKARTKQIYINKYLEAFASVG; encoded by the coding sequence ATGACGTTTGCTGAAAAAGTTATCCGGTTTAATGAGAACCTCCACTATACCGGGCCTACCCTGCCCGAAGGTATCCGGATAATGAATCCGTTCCGGGAGTTTGAACAAACTAAGATCATCAGCGAAGCATTTTACAGGAAGTATTACAGTGATGCTAACCCGAGACACCTGATCATGGGCATTAATCCCGGCAGGTTCGGGGCGGGGCTTACCGGGGTGCCGTTTACTGACCCGAAACGGCTGGTGTCGGAATGCCATATTCCGTATCAGGGCAAAGTAACCCATGAGCCGTCATCGGTATTTGTGTATGAGATGATCAATGCCTACGGCGGACCGGAGCAGTTTTACGGGAAATTCTATATCAATTCCCTTTGCCCGCTTGGCTTTACATCAGCAGACGAAAAAGGCAGGGAGAAGAATTACAATTATTATGACAACCCTGCACTGGCCGCCGCCGTCAGCGATTTTATTACAGAAAATGTTCGTACGCAAATAGGACTGGGGGTAAAAACCGATGTCGTTTTCTGCTTTGGTACCGGAAAGAATGAGAGTTACCTACGCAAGCTGAACGACAAATACCATTTCTTTGATAAAGTCATCGCGCTGGAACATCCGCGGTTCATTATGCAATATAAAGCCCGGACTAAGCAGATTTATATTAATAAGTATTTAGAGGCGTTTGCATCGGTGGGCTAA
- a CDS encoding vWA domain-containing protein, with amino-acid sequence MKKLILIPLIIAAFAAFKCNAVRHIHGKVLGSDDKLPIPGASVTIKGAKIATQTNSAGVYNIDVTDEHASLVFSFVGYQSQTVAVGKSDSLDVYLKPSNTSLNEVVVVGYGVQRKQSVTGSVATIQPEANADVAVVSAPTMLQGKVSGVSVNSQNPPKAADMSVYKYSVNNSIAKAKANNPGYYTGNTGDESYKAINENGFTNAKDVPLSTFSVDVDAASYSNVRRFINNGQLPPVDAVRVEEMINYFKYDLQGPSNGDPVAITTETSSAPWNNNHRLVRIGLKARTIDMSHLPPSNLVFLIDVSGSMDEPNKLPLVKAAMKMLTDQLRAQDRVAIVVYAGNAGLVLPSTTGDKKSDIYNAIDNLSAGGSTAGGAGLKLAYKIARENFRKNGNNRIIMATDGDFNVGDYSDGDMETLITRERSSNVPLTIMGFGKGNYKDSKMETLADKGNGNYAYIDNLTEARKTLIDEYGGTMFMVAKDVKLQVEFNPGKVQAYRLVGYEDRLLKKEDFNNDTKDAGDMGSGHTVTALYEIVPTGVADDYSASVDPLKYQQPKNNPSIPYSDELMTVKFRYKEPGSDYSKMSVAVVKDRPASFNSTTADFRFASAVAEFGMLLRNSQFKQHATFDQAISIAQGAKGHDEGGYRSEFIRLAETAKSLANSASYTTTY; translated from the coding sequence ATGAAAAAGCTAATCCTCATCCCTTTGATCATAGCGGCTTTTGCAGCATTCAAATGCAACGCCGTTCGCCACATACACGGAAAAGTATTGGGCAGCGATGATAAACTACCTATCCCCGGTGCCAGTGTTACCATAAAAGGCGCCAAAATTGCTACGCAAACCAATAGCGCCGGCGTGTACAATATTGATGTTACTGACGAGCACGCAAGTCTTGTTTTCAGCTTTGTGGGTTACCAATCGCAAACAGTAGCTGTTGGCAAAAGCGATAGTTTGGATGTTTATTTAAAACCATCCAATACTTCGTTGAATGAAGTGGTAGTTGTCGGTTATGGAGTACAACGTAAACAATCCGTAACAGGAAGCGTCGCCACCATACAGCCTGAGGCTAACGCCGATGTTGCGGTAGTTTCGGCGCCAACAATGTTGCAGGGAAAGGTTAGTGGAGTAAGCGTGAATTCGCAAAATCCCCCGAAAGCAGCCGACATGAGTGTTTACAAATATTCCGTCAACAATTCCATCGCGAAAGCAAAAGCAAACAACCCAGGCTATTATACCGGCAACACGGGCGACGAAAGTTATAAGGCTATCAACGAGAACGGTTTTACAAACGCCAAAGATGTTCCCTTGTCTACCTTTTCTGTCGACGTCGACGCTGCTTCCTACAGCAACGTAAGGCGCTTTATCAACAACGGCCAGTTGCCGCCGGTTGACGCTGTTCGCGTTGAGGAAATGATCAACTATTTTAAATACGACCTGCAAGGCCCATCCAACGGCGATCCGGTAGCTATTACTACCGAAACTTCGTCGGCACCATGGAATAACAATCACCGTTTGGTGCGCATCGGCTTAAAGGCCCGCACTATCGATATGAGCCATCTGCCGCCATCGAACCTCGTGTTCCTGATCGACGTATCCGGATCGATGGATGAGCCTAACAAGTTGCCGCTGGTAAAAGCAGCAATGAAAATGCTGACCGATCAGCTGAGGGCGCAGGACAGGGTTGCCATCGTGGTTTATGCCGGTAACGCCGGGTTAGTGCTGCCGTCGACCACGGGCGATAAAAAATCAGATATCTATAATGCCATAGATAATTTAAGCGCAGGCGGATCGACAGCCGGTGGCGCAGGGCTTAAGCTGGCGTACAAAATAGCCCGCGAAAACTTTCGTAAAAACGGCAATAACCGAATTATAATGGCCACTGATGGTGACTTTAATGTTGGCGATTACAGCGACGGCGATATGGAAACTTTGATAACCCGCGAACGCTCAAGCAATGTACCGCTAACCATTATGGGCTTTGGCAAGGGCAATTACAAAGATAGCAAGATGGAAACCCTCGCCGACAAGGGCAACGGTAACTATGCCTACATCGATAACCTTACCGAGGCGCGCAAAACCCTTATTGATGAATATGGCGGTACCATGTTTATGGTGGCCAAGGATGTGAAATTACAGGTCGAATTTAATCCCGGCAAAGTACAGGCCTACCGCCTGGTGGGTTACGAGGACCGCCTGCTGAAAAAGGAAGATTTTAACAACGATACAAAAGATGCCGGCGATATGGGCTCGGGCCACACGGTGACTGCCTTGTACGAGATAGTTCCGACAGGTGTAGCCGATGATTACAGCGCCAGTGTTGACCCGCTGAAATACCAGCAACCCAAAAACAATCCTTCAATACCGTATTCAGACGAACTGATGACGGTGAAATTCCGGTACAAAGAACCCGGATCGGACTACAGCAAGATGAGTGTGGCTGTAGTGAAGGACAGGCCGGCATCTTTTAACAGCACTACTGCCGATTTCAGGTTTGCATCGGCAGTGGCCGAATTCGGAATGCTGCTGCGCAACTCGCAGTTTAAGCAACACGCCACTTTCGACCAGGCCATCAGCATTGCCCAGGGCGCCAAAGGACACGATGAAGGCGGCTACCGGTCTGAATTTATTCGCCTTGCCGAAACTGCTAAATCACTCGCTAACAGCGCCAGTTATACAACAACGTACTAA
- a CDS encoding DUF47 domain-containing protein, with amino-acid sequence MSLNSIFQYFVPKDKKIFFPLFEQAANNVVAMSNCLVEAVNSASPVTREELYKQIDKLENRGDEITHQIYLELGKNFITPFDREDIHSLATAIDDVADNIQGAANRMLLYRIDDLNDHIKKLCELIQQASIDLEKAIKELKDLRNVRNIADSCIRINSVENQADYVFDRAVADLFLYETDAIRLIKYKEILSVLETATDRCEDAANVMESILVKNA; translated from the coding sequence ATGTCACTGAACAGCATCTTCCAGTATTTTGTGCCTAAGGATAAGAAAATATTTTTCCCCTTATTTGAGCAGGCTGCCAACAATGTGGTTGCCATGTCGAATTGCCTTGTCGAAGCGGTCAATTCAGCCAGTCCTGTTACGCGCGAGGAGTTGTACAAACAGATAGACAAGCTTGAGAACAGGGGCGACGAGATAACCCACCAGATATATCTTGAGCTCGGCAAGAACTTTATCACCCCGTTCGACCGGGAGGACATCCACTCGCTGGCAACCGCAATTGATGATGTAGCCGACAATATACAGGGTGCTGCCAACCGGATGTTGCTTTACCGCATCGACGACCTGAACGATCATATCAAAAAACTTTGCGAGTTGATACAACAGGCCAGTATCGACCTGGAAAAAGCGATAAAGGAATTAAAAGATCTGCGCAACGTGCGCAATATTGCCGATTCCTGCATCAGGATAAACAGCGTGGAAAACCAGGCCGATTACGTATTTGACCGCGCGGTTGCCGACCTTTTTCTTTACGAGACCGATGCTATCCGGCTGATCAAATACAAAGAGATACTATCTGTGCTTGAAACGGCTACTGACCGCTGCGAAGATGCAGCCAATGTTATGGAATCAATTTTAGTTAAAAACGCCTGA
- a CDS encoding sensor histidine kinase, whose product MKLRVLVFINAAAVAITVSAVNYYFKHSWYDVSVTFGLTLTISFVTFYILLEKYIYSKIKIIYKLIHNLKLGRDLRDALGEHVSADPINDVEQEVQEWARQKKSEIDDLRKQEKFRRDFLSNISHEFKTPLFAIQGYIDAIVDDDFEDTDMARQFLDKASKNVDRLSYLIKDLDEISKLETGEIPINYTKFKINDLIREVFESLEMKAAEHHIKLVFKQKYDEPILVNADREKIRQVLVNLIDNSFKYGKEEGSTSVSLFELHDQVLVEVTDDGIGIEEKYLPRLFERFFRTDTSRSRQIGGSGLGLAIVKHIVEAHQETINVRSTEGLGSTFGFTLQKAKQGIPFPTIPVLNS is encoded by the coding sequence ATGAAATTACGCGTCCTGGTATTCATTAATGCCGCCGCTGTGGCTATTACGGTTTCGGCGGTTAACTACTATTTTAAGCATAGCTGGTACGATGTCAGCGTCACCTTTGGGCTTACCTTAACCATCAGCTTTGTTACCTTTTATATCCTGCTCGAAAAATATATCTATTCCAAGATCAAGATCATTTATAAGCTGATACACAATTTGAAACTCGGGCGCGACCTGCGTGATGCGCTTGGCGAGCATGTAAGCGCCGACCCGATAAACGACGTGGAGCAGGAAGTGCAGGAATGGGCCCGGCAGAAAAAGTCTGAAATCGATGACCTGCGTAAACAAGAGAAATTCAGGAGGGATTTCCTGTCGAATATCTCCCATGAATTTAAGACACCCCTGTTCGCCATACAGGGCTATATAGATGCCATTGTAGATGACGATTTTGAGGACACCGATATGGCCAGGCAATTCCTCGATAAGGCCTCAAAAAATGTCGACCGGCTCAGTTACCTCATTAAAGACCTGGACGAAATATCAAAGCTCGAAACAGGCGAGATCCCCATCAATTACACCAAATTCAAAATAAACGACCTGATCAGAGAAGTGTTCGAATCGCTTGAAATGAAAGCAGCGGAACATCATATAAAGCTGGTATTCAAACAAAAGTACGACGAGCCTATCCTGGTAAATGCCGACAGGGAAAAAATAAGACAAGTGCTGGTGAACCTCATCGACAACTCATTCAAGTATGGCAAGGAAGAAGGAAGCACCTCTGTGAGCCTGTTTGAACTGCACGACCAGGTATTGGTGGAAGTTACGGACGATGGCATAGGTATCGAGGAAAAATATCTGCCCCGCCTTTTCGAGCGTTTTTTCCGGACGGATACGAGCCGTTCAAGACAGATCGGGGGATCGGGCCTGGGGCTTGCCATTGTAAAGCATATAGTTGAGGCCCACCAGGAAACCATCAATGTCCGCAGTACCGAGGGGCTGGGGTCGACGTTCGGCTTCACCCTTCAAAAAGCTAAACAGGGTATTCCGTTCCCGACTATTCCTGTTTTAAATAGTTAA
- a CDS encoding inorganic phosphate transporter, with protein sequence MITSSLVLVICLALLFDYTNGFHDAANSIATIVSTKVLTPFQAVLWAAAFNFLVFFFVKEHNVAKTVSKIVNEHFVTLHVLLAGLIAAISWNLITWWFGIPSSSSHTLIGGFAGAGITNALYMGANGISAINLKLVLTTIAYIVLAPLIGLIIGYIVTIIVLHLSKSARPASAEKWFKRLQLLSSAALSYAHGGNDAQKVMGIIYVALIAAKVIGTGSAMPEWIPLACYSAIALGTLSGGWKIVKTMGSRITKITPLEGVSAESAGAITLFFTQYFGIPVSTTHTITGSIIGVGLTKRLSAVRWGVTINLVWAWIITIPVSALIAAGVFALLRAIA encoded by the coding sequence ATGATAACAAGCTCCCTCGTACTCGTAATTTGCCTGGCGCTACTATTTGATTATACCAACGGTTTTCACGATGCTGCAAACTCCATTGCCACCATCGTTTCAACCAAAGTGCTTACGCCTTTCCAGGCGGTGCTTTGGGCCGCAGCATTTAACTTCCTCGTTTTCTTTTTTGTGAAAGAACATAATGTTGCCAAAACGGTATCTAAAATTGTAAATGAGCACTTTGTAACCCTCCATGTGTTACTTGCCGGCCTTATAGCTGCGATAAGCTGGAACCTGATAACCTGGTGGTTTGGCATACCGTCAAGTTCGTCGCATACTTTGATTGGCGGTTTTGCGGGCGCCGGTATTACCAATGCACTTTATATGGGTGCAAATGGCATTAGCGCCATCAACCTGAAACTGGTACTCACTACTATCGCCTATATCGTGCTGGCGCCATTGATCGGGCTTATTATCGGCTATATTGTTACCATAATTGTGCTTCACCTTAGCAAAAGCGCTCGGCCCGCCTCGGCCGAAAAGTGGTTCAAAAGGCTGCAGCTATTATCATCTGCAGCACTTAGCTATGCGCATGGCGGCAACGACGCGCAAAAGGTGATGGGTATTATCTATGTAGCGCTGATAGCGGCAAAAGTGATTGGTACCGGCAGCGCGATGCCCGAATGGATACCGCTTGCCTGTTATTCGGCCATAGCTTTGGGTACGCTTTCCGGCGGTTGGAAGATCGTGAAAACCATGGGCTCCCGTATTACCAAAATTACACCGCTTGAGGGCGTAAGCGCAGAATCGGCCGGCGCCATTACCCTGTTTTTTACACAGTATTTTGGTATTCCTGTTTCTACTACGCATACCATAACCGGTTCTATTATCGGTGTTGGGCTTACCAAGCGCCTGTCGGCGGTGCGCTGGGGCGTCACCATAAACCTGGTTTGGGCTTGGATAATAACCATCCCGGTTTCGGCGTTAATTGCTGCGGGTGTGTTTGCTTTGTTACGGGCGATAGCCTAA
- a CDS encoding DUF4197 domain-containing protein: MKKAFLLCGLLAISISLSSFDGFKPAPAKVSLQSGPSVLEIGGALKQALEQGTAKSSDQLSAVNGFFGNAAVKILFPPEAQKAESTLRRLGMNKLCDNVILSLNRAAESAAKEAKPIFIAAIKKMTLKDVSDILMGQKDAATQYFKRTTTAELAAKFKPVIKVNLDKVGATKYYGTAASEYNKLPFVKHMNPDISDYATQKTIDGLFLEIAKEELNIRQNLTARSTPLMQKVFTFAQKATK; encoded by the coding sequence ATGAAAAAAGCATTCCTGCTGTGCGGGCTATTGGCTATCAGCATTTCCCTTTCAAGTTTTGATGGTTTTAAGCCTGCGCCTGCAAAAGTCTCCTTACAAAGCGGCCCATCAGTTTTGGAAATAGGCGGCGCATTAAAGCAAGCGCTTGAGCAGGGCACTGCTAAAAGCTCGGACCAGTTATCGGCGGTAAATGGCTTTTTTGGGAATGCCGCTGTAAAAATACTTTTCCCGCCGGAAGCACAAAAGGCTGAAAGCACCCTGCGCAGGCTTGGTATGAACAAGCTATGCGACAATGTGATCCTCTCGCTAAACCGCGCTGCCGAAAGTGCCGCAAAGGAAGCAAAGCCGATATTTATTGCCGCTATTAAGAAAATGACACTGAAGGATGTAAGCGATATTTTGATGGGTCAGAAGGATGCCGCTACACAATATTTTAAACGGACGACAACCGCTGAATTGGCGGCCAAATTTAAGCCGGTGATAAAAGTGAACCTGGATAAGGTTGGCGCAACAAAATATTATGGGACCGCAGCTTCTGAATATAACAAACTGCCGTTTGTTAAACATATGAATCCTGATATTTCGGACTATGCCACGCAAAAAACAATTGATGGTTTGTTTTTGGAGATAGCAAAGGAAGAATTAAATATCCGCCAAAACCTTACTGCACGGTCGACCCCGCTGATGCAAAAGGTATTTACGTTTGCACAAAAGGCAACCAAATAG